A genomic region of Deltaproteobacteria bacterium contains the following coding sequences:
- a CDS encoding phenylphosphate synthase subunit beta has protein sequence MDYILNFEDLDKNSLPAVGGKNASLGEMIKAGTRVPPGFAVTTDSYLSFITQTGIKDTILNVLSNLDKDEVDSLNRTSESIQDLVLHATMPDEIQKAIAEGYARLCETCGVTDVQVAVRSSATAEDLPTASFAGQQDTYLCQSGAERIISSVRRCWASLFTPRAIDYRNKNNFPHEKVYISVGVQKMVNSRAAGVMFTLNPTNGDPSKVVIEGSWGLGETVVSGSVNPDKFVVDKVILETSEKTISAKHIKCVYDPAGEGTMDVDVEPEMQSRCCLEDREIKELVRIAKNIETHYGRPMDIEWAIDEDFSFPENIFIVQARPETVWSQRQKGPMIGTKSGYQLLMDQAMKRIKLQ, from the coding sequence ATGGACTACATTCTCAATTTCGAAGATCTGGACAAGAATTCCCTCCCCGCGGTGGGGGGCAAAAATGCCAGCCTGGGTGAGATGATCAAGGCAGGCACCCGCGTGCCGCCCGGGTTTGCCGTCACCACCGACAGTTATCTGAGCTTTATCACCCAGACGGGGATAAAGGATACCATCCTCAATGTCCTGTCGAATCTCGATAAGGATGAGGTGGACTCCCTCAACAGGACCAGCGAATCCATCCAGGACCTGGTCCTTCACGCGACAATGCCTGACGAAATCCAGAAGGCTATTGCCGAAGGGTACGCCCGGCTGTGTGAAACGTGCGGCGTCACAGACGTTCAGGTGGCGGTTCGATCGAGCGCCACGGCCGAAGACCTCCCCACGGCGAGCTTTGCCGGACAGCAGGACACCTATCTCTGCCAGTCCGGAGCGGAGCGGATCATCTCCAGTGTGAGGCGGTGCTGGGCCAGCCTGTTCACGCCCCGCGCCATCGATTACAGAAACAAGAACAACTTCCCCCACGAAAAGGTCTATATCAGCGTGGGGGTTCAGAAGATGGTCAACTCCCGGGCAGCGGGCGTCATGTTCACGCTCAATCCTACCAACGGCGATCCGTCCAAGGTGGTGATCGAGGGGAGTTGGGGACTGGGGGAGACCGTGGTGTCCGGCTCTGTGAATCCCGACAAATTTGTCGTGGATAAGGTGATTTTGGAGACCAGTGAAAAGACCATCTCCGCCAAACACATAAAATGCGTTTATGACCCGGCGGGGGAAGGAACCATGGATGTGGATGTGGAACCGGAGATGCAGTCCCGGTGCTGCCTGGAAGATCGTGAGATAAAAGAACTCGTGAGGATCGCAAAAAACATCGAGACCCATTACGGCCGCCCTATGGATATCGAGTGGGCCATCGATGAGGATTTTTCTTTTCCGGAAAATATTTTTATTGTGCAGGCCCGTCCCGAGACCGTCTGGAGCCAGCGTCAGAAGGGGCCCATGATCGGCACCAAGAGCGGGTATCAGCTGTTGATGGACCAGGCCATGAAACGGATCAAGCTCCAGTGA